GTGTTTTCGAGTTCCCTTATGTTTCCCCTCCATTCATGCTTCTGCAATATTGACATTGCATCCCCGGATACCTTCAATAAAGACAACCGGTTTCCCTTGACACCGATATTACGGTGCTTTGTCAAAAAGAATTCAGCCAGATATGGTATATCCCCGCTCCTATCTCTCAAAGGGGGAAGGGTTACCGGAAAAACATTCAGCCTGTAATATAGGTCCTCCCTGAATCTTCCTTCTTCAACCTCTTTTTTCAATGACTTGTTTGTAGTGGCAATAACCCTGATATTGATGTCTACAGGTTCCCTTCCGCCTATAGTATCAACCTGGCGTTCCTGAAGAACACGTAACAGCTTGGCCTGTAAGGGCAGGCTCATCTCGCTGATTTCATCAAGCAGTAATGTCCCATTATGGGCCTGAATAAATTTCCCGTTTCGTTTGTTAATTGCGCCGGTAAAAGAACCCTTTTCATATCCGAACAACTCACTCTCAAGCAGGCCGTCAGGAATAGCCGCACAATTTATTGCTGTAAATGAGCCGGAAATCCTCCGGCTTCTGTTATGAATAAACTTTGCGAACATCTCCTTGCCTGTGCCGCTTTCCCCTTCTATGAGTACAGTTACATCGCTGAGGGCAATCCCTTCTGCAATCTTTAACAGCCTCTGCATCTTTGGGTCCTGTGTAACAATCTCATGTTGAATTTTCTTTTCTGCAGAAGTATTTTTGTTTTCCGGCATTGAGGCTATTCCCCTTTTCACAACCTCTTCAAGGGCCTCTATAGAAAACGGTTTTATAAGATAATCAAAGGCCCCCAGTTTCATGGCCTCCACAGCATTATCAATAGTCCCGTAAGCAGTAATAATAACAACCGGCGTATCCTGCGACTGTCTCTTAATCTCTTTTAATACATGTATACCTTCACTGCTGTTGGTCATCCTGATGTCAGTAATTACCATGCAAAACTTTCCTGATGAGAATTTTTCAATCGCCTCGTTACCCTCTGATGCTGTTTCAACAATGTATCCGCACCGTTTGAGTGTTTCGCTCATGGCGTATCTCATCTCCCGGTCATCATCTACAAGAAGGATTAATTGATTCATAATTCATCCTCTGCTGATTGTTTAACTGCAGGAAACTTGATTGTAAACTTAGTCCCCTCGCCTTCCTTGCTCTGCACCTTGATATTCCCTCCATGCACCTTCAGAATATTGTGAACTATAGTTAAACCAAGACCCGTGCCTTTCTCACTTGTAGTAAAAAAGGGGTCAAAAATCCTTTCTGATAATTCAGCAGGGATTCCGCATCCTGTGTCTGTAATATGGATATCAACATCCATATCAGGGAATCTTTTTATTGTTTCAATAGTCAAAACACCACCGGCCTTCATAGCCTGCAGGGAATTCACAAACATATTGACGAACACCTGCCTTATAAGTATTTCATCACAATTTATCCATATATCAGGGTCTATCTTCTGTATTACTTTTATATTATTTTTCAATATGTTATATGACACAACTTCAAGGCATTTCTGAAGCATAATTTCAGCATTATTCATCTTTAAGTTTGGTTTAGGTGTGCGGGTAAAGTGGAGGAGGTTTGAAAGGATTGTGTCAATATTCTTGACACTGCATATCACATGGTCAATAAGCCTCTTTTTGTCTGCATCATCGTTTAATTCCTTACGGAGTAAAGATGTTATCAGTTCAATACTACCCAGAGGGTTTCTAACCTCATGCACAATCTTTGTTACAATCCATCCTAAAGATTCAAGACGCCCCTCTCTCTCCTGATCTATTGTGGGCCGTATATTCATTAGCGTATCATCCTTCATTTATACTCCCGTAAATAGTGTCCGTTAAACCGTCTTACTTCTTACCGTCTTACTTCTTACCGTCTTACTTCTTACCTCTTACTTCTTGCCTCTTACTTCTTGCCTCTTGCCTCTTACCTGACTACCAACGCTAAATCCTTCATCCTCTCCTCTGAGACCTGTTTTATAAGCCCTGTAGAACCATCTGCGAGCCTTGAGAATATCCTCTTTGCATCCTCTTTCTTATTCAATCTCATCAGGCAGTCACCTATCATAAACTGGACTGTATCCGAGTCTTCTTTACCGGCTTTATAATTAGATGCCGAACGATAGGCATCAAGCGCCTCCTGATATTTTTCAAGTCCAAAATACGCATTACCAAGGGAGATGTTTGCAGTCTGTTTATATTCAACATCCTTACCCTTTCCTGAATGCGTTAACAAATCATTAAGAATAACAGCACCTTCTTCAAGCTTTCCTGATTTTAAAAGTATGTCTGAGAGCTTTACATA
This region of Nitrospirota bacterium genomic DNA includes:
- a CDS encoding sigma-54-dependent Fis family transcriptional regulator; the encoded protein is MNQLILLVDDDREMRYAMSETLKRCGYIVETASEGNEAIEKFSSGKFCMVITDIRMTNSSEGIHVLKEIKRQSQDTPVVIITAYGTIDNAVEAMKLGAFDYLIKPFSIEALEEVVKRGIASMPENKNTSAEKKIQHEIVTQDPKMQRLLKIAEGIALSDVTVLIEGESGTGKEMFAKFIHNRSRRISGSFTAINCAAIPDGLLESELFGYEKGSFTGAINKRNGKFIQAHNGTLLLDEISEMSLPLQAKLLRVLQERQVDTIGGREPVDINIRVIATTNKSLKKEVEEGRFREDLYYRLNVFPVTLPPLRDRSGDIPYLAEFFLTKHRNIGVKGNRLSLLKVSGDAMSILQKHEWRGNIRELENTMERAILLTDGDTIMPEHIMIDGKTEEKEKESVISAGLSVHAMERSLIMKTLEDVKGNRTMAAKLLGIGVRTLRNKLKEYREEGVI